In Acropora muricata isolate sample 2 chromosome 13, ASM3666990v1, whole genome shotgun sequence, the DNA window TTGGTCCATAAACTGCTCATCCATTTTAAGCATGCTACAGTAATTCTGAGTACtgtgaggaaaaaaaagttgcaTACTCAGCTGTATTTCTACTTTGGACAGCTATATAgttttctccattttttttctttggagtaAGTTTAATAATCTTCACAAAGCTTTTGGAACACAATtaataattttggtttttgttgctgttttaccAGTGGTTGTCCTGTACACACAGGCAATGGGAAGCAAAGAGTGGAGAGAGGTTAATATCTTCTTATGCATATATTGTAGCCTCTACTGTTGTACCAGGCATTTGCAGTTTGCAAACTATGAGTATATTTATTACAGAACAATGCTGAATTTTCGTCATTGTCTTTCAATAGTTTGGAAGAACAGAATGCATCAAGGACAACCTCAATCCAGATTTTGTCAAGAGTTTCATAATCAGTTATTTCTTTGAAGAAATGCAAAAGCTGAGATTTGAAGTGTAAGTTTTTTCAGTGAACAAGAATTATTAATTGTTATTTAACATCAGGTATGTTTTATATTATCTTGttccttaataattattgtaaaatggtgAGAAGATTTGACTCACACTTTTCTTGTGCAATGAAATTATTTGCTGTCCCTGTTGCAGGATGAATATCATGTGATAACATTTATTTTGCATGCTGGTATATTATGTCATGTCGGTCTCCATGTGGACATCTTTGTAGaacaaatatttattattactttataTGTCTCACAGGAAGACTAGCAATAATGTTCTTGACTCCCAACATTGCTTAAATTTTGTACTCTATCTTCTGTTATAAAAAATTTGATGAAAACATCAGTAATGGAAATCAATGATGCTTTTTTTAATGTGCAATGTGGGATTATTGATGTGTTTGtgtattattttttcctgaTTCAGGTATGACAAAGACAAACCAACTGCTAAGTTATCACATCATGTAAGTTTAAGGCATTTGTAAGGAACATGCTGCAAAGTCTCTAGTAACTTTGCTCCCATTTTGTTATATAAGTAATTTGAATCTGATGTCAATGCTGTTGTCATTCCTTTTGTCatttacaaatttacttacagttaGGGACAAAACATTCTGCTTGTTAAGCaactgtattgtaactgtgttgtgtttttgtattttggtcTGGTTTTGGAAGTGTATCTTCTCTTATTTGTAACTGCACTGATCTTGTGACAGGATTTTCAAGGAGCTGCCGAATGTACGTTGGGGTCAATTGTTGGTGAATTTGGTGGAAGACTTCAAAAACCTCTTATGTGAGTGTTTTTCTTTATCATTTCCAATCATCATTTATGTAGAGGAATGATCGTAATCAGTAGTTTTCTTGTTCTTgtaattatcattgttatcattcATTTTTGTAGAGTTGTCCCTTTTGTCAAaacatacaataataattatttcaattatatttttttcctcttgttttATTTGTGTTAGAAATCCAAAAGTGAAAAATCCTGGAACAATaattggtaatttttttttattttcgggAAGCGAAGGGGGGTGGATTTGTGGTAAGAGTATAATGCTGATTTTGTCATTAATATTGATTGCAGTGACAGCTGAAGAAGTGTTTGATTGTAAGGTATGCAGTGTTGATTGACCAATTCTTTAAAAAGTTACAGTAGTGctttttaaaatagaaaataaacaatttgCAGTATACTCCTATAATCGTTTTCAGAGACCAAACCAATTTAAAGTCTGTATTCATAATATTTCTAATTTCTTAAAATTAATGTCTTTATCATAAGTGTATTAATGTGTAGTGTTGTTTAGTCCATATTGTTGTACTAAATTAATCTATATTAGACTTTTGATGAAACCTTGAGGTTTCCTTTCCATTTAACATTTCCTGTATTTGTACACTTCTGTTGTAATCCTGGTTTGTAATGAATTAATTGAATAGCAACGTACTTTTATACAGGGTAACCATTTCATTATCGTAACTGGTATCACTATGGGCCCTGTTTGTTAGAAagaacagaccacaacactgggaacttcatgcccttcTCATACTTGATATTATAGCAAAATtacagtaaataaaaaaaattatgattttgGCAGTTAATATCATGGGCCAGTATACTGTAATCAAAGAAACTCTTTTACAGCACTGCATTAATTTAAATTTAGGgcaacataatattattattaattttgttagctTTTTCTTGAGGGTAACAATTTTCATGGTTGGTTGCCATTTTAGCAAGAGATTGATTGGTTGATGTTAAGCCGTTCATGTGTTCTTACAGACAACAATGCTTGAGTGTGTACTTATGGGTGAACTGTAAAATCTTAAAATTCCTTCACGCTAATTTACTTTAACTAGTTGTACTACAAGACAGTTTATAAAAAGagtgattttcatttttggtgGGTTGAATACAATATTCTGAaatgacaaaaactgaatttaCCTTCAAGGTATGTGCTTATCATTACACTCGAAGCTGTGTTATCTGAAATAATTCAAGGATGAAAGAACAATGTTCATGCTTGGTGGTCTGAATAATTTTACACTCTGAAAGGACAGCATTAAAAAATTCTCAACATGCCAGAATCTACCCACAAAGAATCCTCTCAATTGTACTCAAGCTTTGTTTTCTGAAATGATTGCAGGGAGGGCTTGCCATGCAGTGAACCATTGCTAAGTGGCAACCATGCACACAATCACCTCATGCAAGGGGCCTTGTAGTTGTTTCTAATCTCAGCACAAAATGCATGTTTTGTCTCttggagcttttttttttttttcaataacatCAAAAATGTTTATAAACTCTGTGGGAAATCAGAGATCAGAGGCCTTAACATTTGCAGATGCCATTGAATTACCCAATTGTTGGTAACCAACAGAGTTATGTACAATAACGGATCCAAAGCCACAgaaactttaattttgtttatccTTTTACTTTGTCTTCCATTTTGTATGAAGGATGTTCTGACACTTGAGTTAAAAGGCCACAAGCTTGACAAGAAAGACTTCTTTGGAAAATCAGATCCATTTCTAGTATTTTACAGAAGCAATGAAGATAGCAGGTTGGTCAGGGAAAAATAACGAGATTCCTTCACAGTTCagtaaaaataatgattttaatAACATTATCCAGTTGATCTgatgacgtaatttggaggactgggaaaaaaattttaacgccgtatcccacaaccacgcgcagccttaggtgttgtttccaaattctctgcagcatttccatcgccaaaactcaacagatcattccgtgtctaccacatttcctgttactgaatgaacattcaagtagacccaacgagctctaacctcgcccctgccatgttgaatttgaaaataaggccgcgcacGGTTGTGGGATGttgcgttaaaatttttcatcccagtcctccaaattacgttaccagatcacctggataatgttgatgatgagagtgatgatgataataatctCACACAAGCCTCAGAGCTATTAAGCTTAGCTAAAAGTTCTCTACTTATTGGGGGGACTTCCAATCAAACTAAAATAAGTGacatcaaatcaaataaaatgtTGGCTTTTGGTAAGAGGGAAAAATCATAttaataaaatccaactagtggtctattatcaatgctgcattctgattggttgagctactactaggctatatgttatagcccactagtagcgaaaagcaccgGCTTTGATAACCAAAACAATGGTGACTGAAGCATGAtttgtctagctttaactagcggcagatgttttttctctatatttttttaccaacttgtcggattttactaaaacaattgttATTCGTCATGGCCCATGattcaatagcccatttggccttcagcctcattggctattgattcagagcccattcgggcttgaggaataataataattattaaaaattattgttaaatatttgtATCCCAGGAAAAACCTCTTGGGGAAGAGAAAGTGAGCAATTCATTATTCTCCTCTTTAACTTTCCAGTTATACCAGTTTTACGGCTTGTCACCGAACAGAAGTTATCAAGAATACACTGAATCCAGTGTGGAAGCCATTTACTATCCCAGCACGAACACTTTGTAATGGTGATTATGATAGGTAAATACTTGAACCTTTTCAAATTCATTCCCTAAGATCTTCTACCCAGATGTACagtatttttcaatatttaccCTGTGTTGCAATTTTCTTCAACACTGGTTGTCATGCAAGCTAATAAGAAGatgtaataaataattaatctGGTATGTAgtatctttgtttttctgtgaCATATTATTAAGCATAAATCTAACATTGAGCCTTTTATTTTCCTGTCAGGTCAATCCGTGTGGAATGCTATGACTGGGATAGAGATGGAGGGTAAAGGCATAAAACTAAAGAGGAGAGAATACTGTTTTAAGGCGGCCATGTTGGCTGTTGTGAAATGGGCCGCGTCATgtgaaaagggcccggacgacatattttgtccattttcaatGCCCACTTCATTCCCCAAAAAACAAGATGGATGTGATAAAAGTCCGCAAATAAGAAATATTGAAACCAtaaaaatcgctccttgaatgagTTGAattgagttattcaagattttttttatgcaaatttgttgacTTGGGAAGTCACAATTTGTATACACAAAAGATGACTGAAATTGTGGTATTTTAAGTCGCactagaataataattttgacTATCTTAACTGTTGTTCCATGGGTTTTTTTCTGCAGGCATGACTTGATTGGCATTTTCTCGACAACAGTCAATGAATTGAAATCGTCTCCTGGAATGACATTTGAGGTTAGTTCTCAGTTGATAATCTCTGGCAAACACATTTAGGCCATTTTCACCCTTATACGATAATTATGttatgataatttattatttttttaattgtttgataGGTTATTAATCCAAAGAAGATTAAAAAGAAAGGATACCAAAACTCAGGCACTGTAAGGGAGATTTCAAACAGAGCTGATAGTTTGTaggagtaataataataataataagaataatatatcttattataataattatgggGGGACAAATTCACATGTCACAACTATAACACtgcatattgaaaatattatttatttaacccCTTGTTTTCCAGATTTCCCTGGTACGCAGCAAATTGGAGCAACAGCCATCATTCTTAGATTTTATCAGAGGCGGGTAAGCTCCTGTTATGCAAGTTTTCACCTAACAAAGTTTATCTCATGAACTTTGATGATTGCAGCTGATTTCGTATTTTGGTTGCAATTTTATGCTGTCTTATTCTCAACCCAAGGACACTGTCCAGCTCCTTTTCTTTGTCAAAATTCATAAATCTCATGCTAACTAACAAATGTTTATTGAGTGTGCTTAAGAAGTATTTATTGAGTGTACTCATATAGGTTATTTTCATGTTACAGAACTTTAAAAGTTAAGTAAGGATCTGTTGTCAATCTACCCTTACCCTTGTGGTCATGTTTATCTCTCTTTGAATAAACCTTTTTTGTCTCCTTCAGCACACAAATAAACTTCACTGTAGCTATTGATTTCACTGCATCTAATGGTAAGATGCCTTCATTTTGCAATTTTAGAGACATGCATTAGTTTTCTATTTAGTCAAGgagttattgttattttgctgAAAACATATTGTATTAAATGTTGTACTGCATGAATGAAAATGACAGGACATGATTTATTACTGACTTCATTTTCATGGCCGTACTCCAagttagggagcattcatttttttagaagggggggtgggctggaggaattcaggggagggtcattaacttttttgcctgcccaaaaagggagggtcagcataaatttgacacaacaaagaggtgggtcactataaattttactgcttccagggggagggtcacattttttaacaccaaatataaagggagggccgGGAGATTTACATTCacgctcatagggattcctccggcccaccccccttTCTAAAAAATGAGTGCTCCCTTATGGCTTCCCTTTCTATTAGGTGACCCAAGAAACATTAGCTCCTTGCATTACATCAGTCCCCATGAAGACAATCAATATTTGAAAGCATTAACTGCTGTTGGAAACATTTGTCAAGACTATGACACGTTAGTACTTGCTTCCCATAATTTATtttacaatgaaaataaaaataattttaacaatgaaaataataacTGTAATCTTTGAGATTGTAGTAATTATTAAAAtctataaaattaattaaccTTTACTAGTGCTTAACAAGTGCATGTGACTTCATAAGCACCTCATGGTGCTTCACTCTGTATTTTAAATATACTGTATGATATTTATTTTCCACACTTTCATTGTGTCTTTGTGTATCTTTAAtggaaatattattattgactaTTGATGCTATGAGCTCCCTCAACATTTTTTGATAAATTTAGATAGTTTTGTCATTGAATTGagattattataaattattttaatctaAAATTAAGGGTCTGTCATTGACATTGTTTGAAATCAGCCACAGTAATATCTACAAGTGCCAAAAAGCAAGAAAGGGTACCGTAATCCATGCAAACTCTCTTTATAGGATCCCTGTTTACTGAGTACTTAAATTTTGCCAACTGAATGGAATATGTTGGAGAGGTTGATATCTTTATAGAAATGCCAGCTTCTATCATGTCCTAAATTgcacaactttttttctttttttctttcagggatAAACTTTTCCCTGCATTTGGTTTTGGTGCTCGTCTCCCTCCAAACTGGCAAATATCGCACGAATTCCCTTTGGTAATTATATCATTCCTTCTTTTCATCGGTGCAGTTATTTCAGTATTATGGACCTTTCAGTGTAATGATGCTGGTTTGCGGACGCCCATTGTTGTTCCATGACAAAATCTTGTGGTTGTAGTCATTctcatcctagaatctaaagcacTCTATTACAAGTCCAGTATTGCATTGTTTTGGAATAAAATTGGGTTGATATTTTAAACCATCATTAAATCAATGTTGTTGATGAAAGAACATTGCGATCAAGTACaggtaaaacaataaaatttttgcTGTAAagttaattctttcattttacaAATTGGTGTTCAGAATGGTAATCCACAAGATCCAATGTGCTCTGGAATAGATGGAGTGATAACAGCTTACCAACAGAGTATTAAGAGAGTCCAGCTGTATGGTAAGATTTGAaccaaattttttctttttttttctttttttggttttttggttCTCtatctatcttttttttttttatctcatctTGCAATCTGCCTTGTTTGA includes these proteins:
- the LOC136896837 gene encoding copine-9-like isoform X2, which encodes MNRLSYVPWVTLFNSSRYIRALQQAGSNNFQTSKMAASLPPPYQDVVSPEEEGIFRNALPATQVELHVSCRNLADMDVFSKSDPMVVLYTQAMGSKEWREFGRTECIKDNLNPDFVKSFIISYFFEEMQKLRFEVYDKDKPTAKLSHHDFQGAAECTLGSIVGEFGGRLQKPLINPKVKNPGTIIVTAEEVFDCKDVLTLELKGHKLDKKDFFGKSDPFLVFYRSNEDSSYTSFTACHRTEVIKNTLNPVWKPFTIPARTLCNGDYDRSIRVECYDWDRDGGHDLIGIFSTTVNELKSSPGMTFEVINPKKIKKKGYQNSGTISLVRSKLEQQPSFLDFIRGGTQINFTVAIDFTASNGDPRNISSLHYISPHEDNQYLKALTAVGNICQDYDTDKLFPAFGFGARLPPNWQISHEFPLNGNPQDPMCSGIDGVITAYQQSIKRVQLYGPTNFAPIINQITRIARESFKQKLGEEYFVLLMITDGIISDMPQTKEAIVNAASFPISIIIVGVGQAEFDAMVELDGDTVRLSSRGRVAERDIVQFVPFREYLGQAGDVISGARLAKDVLEELPDQFLDFMKSHNIKPKPPPKSN
- the LOC136896837 gene encoding copine-8-like isoform X1 → MNRLSYVPWVTLFNSSRYIRALQQAGSNNFQTSKMAASLPPPYQDVVSPEEEGIFRNALPATQVELHVSCRNLADMDVFSKSDPMVVLYTQAMGSKEWREFGRTECIKDNLNPDFVKSFIISYFFEEMQKLRFEVYDKDKPTAKLSHHDFQGAAECTLGSIVGEFGGRLQKPLINPKVKNPGTIIVTAEEVFDCKDVLTLELKGHKLDKKDFFGKSDPFLVFYRSNEDSSYTSFTACHRTEVIKNTLNPVWKPFTIPARTLCNGDYDRSIRVECYDWDRDGGHDLIGIFSTTVNELKSSPGMTFEVINPKKIKKKGYQNSGTISLVRSKLEQQPSFLDFIRGGTQINFTVAIDFTASNGDPRNISSLHYISPHEDNQYLKALTAVGNICQDYDTDKLFPAFGFGARLPPNWQISHEFPLNGNPQDPMCSGIDGVITAYQQSIKRVQLYGPTNFAPIINQITRIARESFKQKLGEEYFVLLMITDGIISDMPQTKEAIVNAASFPISIIIVGVGQAEFDAMVELDGDTVRLSSRGRVAERDIVQFVPFRDFQSRGWIAQDLLSKEVLAEIPDQLLSFMTKHNIKPKPRQPLVVDSIKPVMPHSTNKTAPFGSQESPPAYSTYHGPPYPVTY
- the LOC136896837 gene encoding copine-8-like isoform X3, coding for MDVFSKSDPMVVLYTQAMGSKEWREFGRTECIKDNLNPDFVKSFIISYFFEEMQKLRFEVYDKDKPTAKLSHHDFQGAAECTLGSIVGEFGGRLQKPLINPKVKNPGTIIVTAEEVFDCKDVLTLELKGHKLDKKDFFGKSDPFLVFYRSNEDSSYTSFTACHRTEVIKNTLNPVWKPFTIPARTLCNGDYDRSIRVECYDWDRDGGHDLIGIFSTTVNELKSSPGMTFEVINPKKIKKKGYQNSGTISLVRSKLEQQPSFLDFIRGGTQINFTVAIDFTASNGDPRNISSLHYISPHEDNQYLKALTAVGNICQDYDTDKLFPAFGFGARLPPNWQISHEFPLNGNPQDPMCSGIDGVITAYQQSIKRVQLYGPTNFAPIINQITRIARESFKQKLGEEYFVLLMITDGIISDMPQTKEAIVNAASFPISIIIVGVGQAEFDAMVELDGDTVRLSSRGRVAERDIVQFVPFRDFQSRGWIAQDLLSKEVLAEIPDQLLSFMTKHNIKPKPRQPLVVDSIKPVMPHSTNKTAPFGSQESPPAYSTYHGPPYPVTY